The Malus domestica chromosome 17, GDT2T_hap1 genome contains the following window.
atttataattttatattgtGATTTACTGAATTAAAAtgggtttttctttattttgttggGATTTTGTATAATCTTCCAATTTGGCAACAGATGCATAGGTGTTGCCATGGCTGACGAGAGGTTTGGGACTAAAAACAAACCGCCAAGGTAAAAATCTCTCCTGGTTGGCTGCTATTTAGTTCTATTGGGTTTATTTTCATGGAAAAAATCAAAGAATTAACACATGCATGTGTGTTTTTCTCTTCGAGAGCTCTCAGATCCACAACAAGAAAGGCGCACTAACACCTAATAATGCCAGATCCATGGCAGATTTGTtccagattaaaaaaaaaaagctttattTGTTCAAGATCCATGGCATATTTGTTCAAGAAAGCCTCTTTGTGTTTTTCTCTTCAGTGCTCAATCAATCTTTTCAGATTTGTtccagattaaaaaaaaaaagtcatgaaAAAACAGAAATCGAACcggaaaaaccgaaaaaaattgaaccgaactgaatcgaaatttcggttcggtttcggttttgggaaaaaaccgaaccgcttagaaccgaacccagccctaagtTACTCATAGATCGACACGTGGTATTCGAAATTCGAGacgtaaaattattgagattccaACTCAAAAAATTATTGACATTCCATCTTGAAAAATTATTGAagtagtttaatttaagtaactatattaattcaattaaaataataaattatgtttggccctatggccccctcagttggagatgattttttgtcacaAGACTATATTTGGCCTATGGCCCTCTCACCCCTTGCTttgagatggtaagaaatatggcatgatactattcattaaaatattaatttcttggagggctaTAGAGCTAAAACGAGCCTTCTAGCCAttctttggttggagatggccttaaagAGAGAGGATCCTTgccagatcctctttgtggaTCCCAGGtatcctccaatcacatccgttcatcatGCATCGTGCGAccagttttcgtcaggtactgtttatattcaattttaaataaaaaaatttataatgatttctgaccgcacgatgtacgatgaacaaatGTGATTTGAAGATCTCtggaatcctcacaaaaagatCCGGCAAGGATCCTTTCTCCTATTTAAGTAGTTGACAGTGCTTAGGACCACCGAGGTTCTTGGTGCCTTCGCCAATGAGTACAACTAGTGTTAAACCCCACCCCCATTTTTCATCCTATTTCTATTTTTCCCCTAGAACATATTTGTTATCTATCAATTTAGTCCCTTATTCTCTTTTAATCCTAACCCTTGATCTAGAAAGGCTATTGATCTTAAACTGCCATGTGGCAGCTCTCAGATCCCTCTTTCCTTTCATCTCTGCCCGAAACTCATCTCAGAATCTCAATGCTCTCTTTCTTTcggtttcttctctctctctctctcacactctctaAGCTCCGAGAGCTTCTCTCTAGCTTTCACCTCACTTCCCtcacaaatcaaacccaaaaaaccataTATTTGGGATCCTTGAGACTTAACGAACTCAACGATACCCTTGCATGCGCCATCTTAGCACCGTGGGTTTTTCTgccattgaagccgagagcttcaAAGCTCTAAAACTCGAACCCAGGTAAAGATTgtgttccttcttcaaatttcTGGGTTATGCATGTTGGTTTTATGACAAAACTCAAGGGTTTTGATCTCAGTTTTTCTCTGTGCTAACAATCTAGCTCCGACGACGAACTCCGACGAGTTCGAGGTCCATCTCTTCCCAAAACCTGCTGCAGTGCGTCCAGGTGAGTTCTTAGGTATATTTGTGAAGTTTTAGAACCCCTTATTCAAGCCCTAACTCTTACCATCCCTTGTGCATGCATGTCCGGTTCCGACGACGAACTCCGACGAGTTCGTGAGTGTGTGTTTGTGCAGTGTGTACgttgtgcaagtgtgtgtgcgtgaaccgtgtgtgtgtgtaagtatgcttgctgtgcgtgtgtgtgcttatatatatatatgcatgctgtGCATGCGTGTGttttatatgtatgtatctatatatatatatatatatatatatatgcatgttgcctctgtgtgtgtatttatatatatatatatatatgtgtgtgtgcatgCGTGGgagtgtgtgtttatatatatatatttatgtgtaAATGTTTGGTGTGTGTGCCGTGTGTGTATAAGTATGGGttgggctcaagcccaaaccacctcTTGATCCTAACCTATCCAAATCCAAGGCCCATTTCCATTTCCTAGAATTATATTGTTGGGTAGTTTGATTAACTGTACGTTCTTGTACTTAGGGACACTTATCGCGACGTTTCTGTCTTCGCTAGTGGCGCAGCTTTtgacggagtatctgtgagtggaccaccTTCGAAAATTGCATGTTTTATTGATAGAATTGCATAATTTAATAGCATGCCTTACAGAATTATTTGATTTGAGGATCGATGAAATTATGCTACGAAGTTGTATTTTAGAGATGAATTAtgttttgtgcgtacctagtgaacactatgccgcctggggcgaggatctggtgttggcattgaggccgggagaaataatccctagcgaaaggctgagggacatggagacaggcattgggccgggagggagatatctctggctacgggcacagagactgaggtgcaggcattgggccgggagtattGTTATTCAGTGCACTCACTAGCAGCACAACTTATGTTATGCTTCCTGATACGATTTctgatatgatttctgatatgATTTTATGAGATTGATTTGCAGAGAGATATATGAATtgtttttatggcatgctagtgGTTTTGAgaaacctatcacttattatttagtagttttcattatcttaactgtgggggttagtatgttcataactaTTTTTGTACTACGtatgtatataaacttggtccactcacccttgttttgcgcccccattcaggacttaggaTGAAGGCACATAACCCCGGCAACAAGGTACTTCCGCagcggcatcttcgagtcctctcggggtAGGACCCACTCATTTGTTCATTCAATCTTATCTTAATTCTTATTAGTGACTAGGTTTAGttatatgctctgaacacgttcctaaattgttaattcattgtttttaaattcataacctgtatttatttcttattcttagcttttgtatcaattaatggctttcgtcacccccgggtgtcggccagcacgtgtcggtcctggtattcggggaatatcagggtcggggcgtgtcaactAGAACCTATTGTGTTTTAGGATGTTTTATACATACATTATTAGGTAATAAAAATGTCCTACATTTTAAATCAAAAATTACAAGTTTATATCATTTCAATCAACAATTAGcgattgtcacatcccggcccgggcccccaccacatcccgggctcgagtCCGTCATAAcacgatattatccgttttgagccccgaccacgccctcacggttttgtttctgggaactcacacaagaacttcccaatgggtcacctatcatgggattgctctcgcgcgaacttgcttaacttcgaagttcccaTGGAACCCAAAGcgagtgagctcccaaaagatcTCCTACtaagtagagatgagaatatacatataaggcttacatgatccactcctctggacgatgtgggatgttacaacgaTAATGGTATCAATATCGAAATATTTGTTAACATTTATTCATAAATTGAATTGTTGATATTcctattaaatatatttttctaccTTTGTTATGAAGTTGTTTGATAGTCATTTCGTTTTCATTTTTCacttaaataaaaattcaaatattccAAACATAACGATGAACAAATTTGCagattatatataaaaaattcttTAGTGGGCCACATGTGCAATCAATTCGACCTCGATaaccctttctttttctttctaaaagcaACGAAAGATTCATCATTGAATCAGAATCTTGTTCACAATTGAAATGCTGGGGTCGGGATTTGTTCACAATTAAGACGGTCGTAAGGTTGAGTCGGATCATGGGAAACCCGCTTTGTTACCAAGACAGTAAAGTGAGATTATTGACCCACAACTAATCATGGTAATGAAAAGACGGTCGTATCGAGCCCAACAGGATCCTCCGGCGTGAATCGTGTGCATTCATTGCACatcatgcggtcagtttttgtcaagtattgtttttgtttaattttatataaaaatattaaaataatttctgaccgcgcGATGTATAATGAACGGATACGATTAACAGATTcccgagatcctcacaaagagaattcgACGAGGATCCAAGTTCATATCGAGCAACAAAGAGCTTTGCGATCTCTAACGAGGACGCAATATGGCCAATACCTAGGGCAGGAACGAACACCAGCCCTGCTGCTTTGCTTCATTTTGGAGAAAAAAAAGTAGTAAGATAGAGAAAAATACAGAATTATAGGTGCTTGGTTAATGAGGATGGAATCAAAGCTATACATATACGtgtatatgcatatacatatatatggggCTTAGTCTTTGGAGACACATGTTTTTATGAGGTCCACTCGATAACGTATTTCAAATACCCAACCATCTATCTTTTACGTCTTACTTTTCAGGTCATAtctacaaaaaattatcaaaatccgaaaccatttgaccgttggattaaatttagtGTTTCTTTATAGAACTGCATTCGTCTAGTTTCTTCACTCAAATGAATGTTTTAGTGGCTttgaatttgtctaattttttgcagACATGATCTGTGTAATGTACTACAATATAGATGGTTTTGATCACTGAAATACATCAACGACTTGCTGACACCAAGCTAAAGTGAAAATGTGGGGACCTCCGACCACTGTTCCTGCAGCACTACCGGCTGACAAAGACGGTGCCGGTGACGTTCGAGATGATGAATCCTGCATTGCCACGAACAAAACGAAGTTTACATGTATTTAACATAAGTAAGGAACTCGATTTTTTCCataaagagagaaaggaaaaagcGCCAAAGTCACTTTAGGTAGAAAGTTAGAGAAGAAAAAATCTCCATACGACGCAACGAAGTTGAAATTAAGCAAGTCTTGGCAACAAAGAATACCCAGTGAAAGGACTTCCTCCCACTTCTGCACAGAGGAAAATGTCCGCCTGCAGCTGCAGCACTAGAACTCCCCTTCAACGGGCAGTGCACGTCCGTTTAAGTTTTTTGACCGAGATTTCGCGGCCATATTGGGTTTCCTCATTTGCCCTGTAACCATGACCAAATTACAGAATTTCTGTCACAGGATTATAACCAATTTAACCAAAAGAACGAAAAGTTTAATATTTTCCTCGTTCATGACTGGCTGTGACTCGGTAACGCAAGAACAAATATACATGCTTTATTTTAACAATATACGTAAACGAAAGTATAAGATCAGTGCAAGGTAACATATTGCTTCACAGCTTCCATATCGAATCCAGATGGCATATTCCGTATTTGGGTGGTTGTGAGAAATGACAGATATGAGATCAATACATAAGCAAGGCAAAGTATGATAAATACTGAAATCCAAATAACACAACGATTTATACTCGTTGAGAATAAGCCTACGTTTAGTTTGGAGACGGCAACAAAATTCCAGTATTAACAAAGGAGATTACAAAAGTGATTTAACTCTCACAAACTGAATACCGCATACACCCAAGCTTACACAATCAAGAAGATAAGAGAAATCAGATGGGAGACAAGCcaatacaaagcttcaatacacAGAACAAGACAAGGAACTTCGGGTGTGGTACCAATACATAGACTCTTACTCAACTACTTAATTGTTCTCGGCGCAAAACTAAATGCATACGTTCAAGTGTGCTAGATAagtcaaataaaagaaaaccatTGTACCTTGGGAAGTCAATTTTAATGGGCAATACCAGCCCTACAAACATAAGGTGATGTGAACGATTTAAAGCCAAGTGACAACTTGTTCAAGAAAGCCACATTAATATTGAGACAAAAGCCAACAAGGGTCTCATAACTAAGGCAGTTATAGTAGCCTTCATGGTGAAACAGATCacaaaacataaacattttcaaGAGTTCTAAGTAGAGCGACCAATATAATACGAGGCACCCAAGATTAAGGCAAATGGAAGAAAAGAAACAACCCAAGACTAAGTCATGGCCATGTGCAAAACGAGAATAGGCAGAAATCATGCTTTTTATCCTACCTGAATAATATGTAACAGGTTTTTTCGAGATGGCATCATATTAACTTGATCTGGCTTAACCGCCACTGTCCAGAGTTCACTACCAAAGACCATGTGGAAAGACTTGAGCAGCATCGGAGAAGAATCTACGATAAACAACTGCTGACCTGCACCAAGTTCCAAATGAGAAAGAAAGTATATTCTAGCTGCAGAAACAAACATCATGATACACGACATAAATGTAAGATGAAGACAAACTCAATAAGAAGACGTGCCCACTGACTTGCTAGAAACGAGGCAGTCTAGTTGTAGGAGAATTCACGCTTTTAATCCAGTCATTAAGTATGTAATTTTAAGAAGCTAGAGAAAATGCACCACATAGAGGATTAATGTCGGATCCGCAATGACAAAGGATTGAACCTAAGAAACTTACATGAAGGACAGTCTTCCACGGATATATACTTCTTGTGCAAAGGAGTTGTGGATGCTGCAATATGAGCATCGAATGGTGGATATTTTGCATGCATATTTGTCTAAGTTTACCACATTGAATGCTGCAATACGAGCATCGAATGGTGGATATTTTGCATGCAGACTTGTCGAGGTTTACCACATTGAATGACAGCACAAGCTGGAAAAGAATCTTTTTcaagtattcttcatcattCGTTAGGTTCCAAGATTGCATATTAGGAAGAATTGAGAGAAGGCCTATAAACAGTATTTTGATCTTCACAGTCAATTCCTCCAAAATAGCATAACCCAAAACACATTAGGCGGCAGTAATAGGTGTAAAGGTCAAATACCTTTGAAATTGAAAGTACTAATTATGCAACACCTATATTTTTTAGGTGAAACTATGCGGTTGAATACCTTATATTATGTTTTCAATCCTACAATCGAATTGCCAATGGAACATTTTTATTTTCGATGTACCATACATAACATTCTCAACATTTTGATAAGTGTTCAAAGACAAGTGTTGCGGCATACATGAAATTCCTCTATATCAAACTTGAAaacttggagagatttttccCATCACTCATATTAAAACATatggtgtaccacttgtgtgTTTCCGTCACAACTAAACATTTCTCCCAAACTTGCTACAacgaaagaaaaatatgaaaaatagttACTGCAACCAGTCATACAatgatcttgaactttgttgAATAAAAAGTTAAATTTGATCAATAAAACACCCCAATGAAGTGTAAGAAGAACCACCAAACTCCAAGGCTTTTTTACCCTTTTCACTCGTCACTTTCACTCTCTTCCTTGTATCACTATCAAGTTCCATCACTTCCTTAATCCCTCTCTCTATTTCTTCTGCACTTACCACTACTTCACTCTCCGTCTTAAAATCCATCTTAATCTCCACTGCCAATCCCAACTCCAACAGCTCAAATGCATTCGATTGTTGCTCTGCGTACATTGGCCACGTCGCAATCGGCACGCCGTGCCATATACTCTCCAGAGCGGAATTCCACCCGCAATGAGACACGAAACCTCCGACCGCCGGGTGAGATAATATCGCCACTTGCGGAGCCCATCCTAGGACCTTCCCGGTCGTGGCTGTCCGATCAAGGAACCCTTCGGGCAAGACTGCCTTGGGATCCGCATAGTCGCTTGGCAAGGTCAAGGTCCCCTTGGGCGGGGGCTGGCGTAGGGACCACAAGAACCGAAGCCCGCTGTGCTCCAGCGCGCAGGCTATCTCTTTCACTTGGGCCTCACAGAAGCTACCCATACTCCCGAAGCACAGGAACAACACCGACAACGGGGGCTGATCGTCAAGCCAATCCAGGATATCAGACTTTTCTCTGGCCTTATCCGGAGCCACACGAGTATCATCACTCTTCAGATTCAACAGGGGCCCCACAGGGTACACCGGAGGGGTCTTACCGTCCGACAGGGAGTGAATCGCAGGGGCTTCCAGCTCCGAGAACGTGTTCACCAAAATACCCTTGGTTTCTCTAAACCTAGTTCCAAAGTCGAGGAAGATCGCGACGCCTTCCTTGTCCGAAAGCTCACTAGGGAACACTTTAGTGGGCACAGGGTTGACAAAACTCGGGATAACAAACTCAGTACTCGAGTTAATCAATTCATAGATATCCTTATCGTGTTCGTTGCGAAGCGACGCGAGATGCAACCAGAGCCCTAGCATGGCGGCGCTAGATGTGTAGAAGAGGAAAGAAGGAACTCCAAACTCGTTTGCCACGTCAATCATGGAGGTGCAGAACATGTCAATGACGAACCCGGCAAGAACCCTAGGGTTTTTGGACTCGGACTGAGCTGACTGATCAGTGAGTAGTTTCGTGACAGCTTCTTTGACGTGGATTTTGTGACTCTCAACGAATGGGTTGACGAAAGAGAGGAAGACGAGTGGTATGTCAACTACGGTTTCGGGGaggttgatgaagttgatgcgGTGTGAGATTGAAGAGTCTGTGTTGGTGAAGAGTTTGTCGAAGGGGAGCTTCATGATGAGGATTGTGATGAAGAGTTGATCATCTCGAGCGACGAGTTGCTTTGCAATCTCAACCGTTGATATGATGTGGCCAATGCCTGGGGCTGGGATGAACACTAGCTCTGCTGGCTTCTTCATTCGATTTAGAGTGGAAGAAGTATTTTATTGAAATGCAAAGTTCAGCTGAAAATCATCCATATTATACATATAATAAAACCCAACACAAAAAGCACTGTTCAATAACAGTGAAAGGGCGCAATTGCCCTTTAATTGCACTTGGTTTTCTGTTTTTGTCCTCCTTTGCACAGTAAAAGGACGACTTTGCCCTCGCTGGGCAAGTTAATTGTTGCTGTAAAGTATCTGCTTCTACGGCCGTTCTACATCTATTCACACTATTTGTGCTTTTTTCCGTTTGGGATTTCCGGGTTCTGGCCTGAATTTTGGCTGATTTCCACCCCTTTCGTCGCAACCTATTTTCAGATCACTGCGGAACTAATCTTATTTAGTAGAGGTGTACTTTATAAtcgttagagagagaaagatggcaGCGGCGGCATTGGTTGGAGAGGTGTGTTTCATAGGTGAAAAAAgataacatttttttatttagttagaGGGTTTTGTTCTGTGTTTAGATCTTAGGTATAACTTGATTATTTGGTTGTCTTTTCGTAGGGGAAATAGTTATTTATGAGGGTTTTGTGTGCAGCCTTTAAAGTTTAATCTTGCTTTCAatctgttttaaaaaaaaattattagaaaacttcattttaatccttggcaaagatgatttttagattaaaatcatAAGTAAtattaaaatctaattttagtctattgatacattaataacctcatttattaattatattttgattttttaattatttctcttttttctttctaatttttactgtattaattttatttcattataatttttattttcatttcatttattgtaactgttgaccctaaaaactactaagcctaagtggcgcgcaggccgattaattagtaagctaactacATCATTCGATtgtatgcggggcgtgccaactcgtctaccgaggagtaaaatttgttgatgttgcgttgggtgcgctgctgacttctgaatcCTGCGACtgtggccgaggaaggaacatgtctcggccttcgggttctagagcctaaagataaggctactagttctgcgaagttcacaaatcgtcggcgcCGGATTCGGTCatagtgattatattcgtaagagtataagcacgccgaatcgacaccagagtatagGGACACAGgtactcaaaacaaatgtatGTCTTGATTGTGAAGGTGGACTCTAAAACCTACTTAAGAATAACCAATTATAAACAACTTGGCGTTCAACGTGCCGAGCCCAGTaactcgtaacacctcacttcgttgagaaggctaatgagattaCCTCTGCCAAGaaggactcgaaaatccttcttgaccgagacttggatagacaACCAATCGGCCTCGacgtagtgctgtttatccaaactgaaggtgctccgcgGTTGACTGATTCTACGAcaacagtgctatttatccaaattgaagatgttcgccggttgccttcacagtgctgtttatccaaactgaagatgtgttggaggaaaaagaaaataaaaatctcaaggttgttgagaggtttcgcataGAGCGAGGGTTTaagcagggcagtttgtgtgttgaattggagggggttTGTTCGATGTCCTccctccctatttatagtagcCAACCTGTATTGGATCCCAATCATTCTCGAATTAGAACTCCTTCCCCCGATCCAACATTATCTCGGCCAGTCCTActcctactaggactttgaacttaACTCGTTATTAGGCCGCATTAAATCTCAAACTCCAACATCCTTATCCTGTCGAAACTCCTTCTTGTAATAGGACTCACCCACATCCCACAGGTTCTCAACGGGATAAGGCTAGCTTTGACCGCGCCTTCCATGAGCTGGATAACCCCTAATGACATCTAAACACGGCCTTTTggccgagaacaattctaaaTTCGGCCCGACCAATACTGGGCAGAGAGcaattctaaactcggcccaaaccaatatttttgggcccaaacattgccccctcgcttatGAGGTTGTCAACCTATACTCCTTGGTTCGAgcctcgaccttgaagaagtgaaaccGACCTAAGGACAATCTCTTGCGAAATACCACTATGCGCATTTATGAGATGTAACCCCACGATCTCGATTTCTCAACTGTCCTGCCATATGTCAACCCCCTGGTTACCCTAGCAGCCTTCAATCATGATCCTCAAAAACATGCGACCGCCGAAACGTCTCTCTTGCACTAAACCTGCCGCAACACGCCATCGTGCGTCCTCAAACCGCAAAAACCTCGATCTTCTCTCATCGATTCTTTGAGCATGTATAATGATTAGTAACTCTCCCGCTTGATTTTACCcttgattttgaaaatcaaacgtTCAGCCTTCTATCCCAAATGTCTATAAATACCCGGATCCCTTCCATTCGTACCTCACACTTTCCAAACCCTTGAAATTTTCTCGCCACCTTGCTTTCAAAACCTtcaaaaaccagaaaaccctaagCTTTCATCTCTGAAATTTTTAGCCTTATcaatggcctccttcatctcAGAGCTCCCCCCCCGAGTGCAATAAGTGCAAGGACTTCAAAGATCGGAACACCATCAAGACTTTGCGTTTCGAGGGTGAACTAAACTCTACTCACCAAATTCTAGGCTCACTTTTCAAAGACACGGTGCCATCATCCATCATCAACCTATTCAAAAAACACTGCTTGGCAAGTTTGCTGCAATGATTCGATTGGTCAAAGTGGTGCCAGACAAAACCCTAATGATCCTGGCCTTCGACCAATGTGAACTGGGTACCCTGGGTCGTACGAATGGAAAAATTATTCAGAAAATAGTGGGAGGCTCTTGGTATCCACGACGCTATTAAGTTCTCGACCATGGAGATTACCATGGATAAAGAACTCATCATGGTAGCTCTAAGCCTCtggtgttcggccaccaacaccatggtccttCCGTTCGGCCCTATAACTCCCACTATCCTCGATATCTCGGCTATCATCGTGACTCCTCATTCCGACATTCCAATTGACACCACCCTTATTGGATGCCCATCAAACCTTGACCTCAAGGCGCTGTTCGACGAACGGGCCGTCGAGGCGTTGAGCCAAGAAGGTCAAGAGCCTTCAAAATAGGACGTTTAGAAATTACACAAAAATTTTCTGAACTACAACACCCTTATCCTCAATTTTGCTGGTCGGGCGGAAGCAAATCTACGGAAGGGAGAACACGAGGCCTTCCTATTTTATTGGTACAACAAGTTCATCTGTTGTACCAAGTCGAATAAATGCTTGGTCGAGAATATGCCGGTGGTggaagccctggctagtggtcactaTGTGGCGCTTAGTCCCGCCATCATTGCCAACCTTCTACGTTGCTTGCCCGAAACAACCATCGACAAGATCGACTCACACCAGAATGGACCTCTATGGGTGTTCCAACTCTGGCTGCAAGTTTATTTCTCCACACTTCGGCCAGAAATCTCCGGCCTCTAGTCTACTGTAGCACTCGGCCTTCAGTTGGCTCCTCGACCAGTGCCTCATCACTGAGCTGAAGAAGTCTTTAAACACCTATTCGGCTTGAATGTCATTTCTGATGacgaatttttgatatgtcatCGTCAAGAATATCCCCACTCCATCAGACTTCCTACCTCGACTTGGAGTGAAAGCGAAGACACTGGTTTTCATCAAAACTAGGGTCGTTCTTGTTAACTTGCGACCTTCCCCTCGGTTGCGATGCTCGCCGAACAAGTTGGGAAGTCTACCACCCTTATTTTGTTGCCCAATAActtggctacctccaaggttgTCTGGTGCCTCTACTTTCTTCCCGCTACCTTCTAAGCCAAGGGCGCGTCTCTGGTTCCTCAGAAAGGGAGTGTAGAGACACCGAGAAAGAATTTTAGGAACGGTGTAAGAAATTCTGCCTTCGACCGACTATTCCTGAATTTCTCGGCACCAACACCTTCAGCGACTGGTGGGACAAATATGTTCACAACTTTTTTGGCACTTCGGTCGAGGTCGTAGGCAACAAAATTTTTAGTGACCGACCCAAGAAAACTCCGCCCCTCAATCTAAAGAAGCGTTCCAAGGTATACCCTTGTTTCTACTTTTATTCTTCAAACACTTGAACGGTTTTACTAACGAGATTTCACTTTCTTAGGCGGTCGGGTATTGAAACAGGCGGATGTGGTTGGCCCGGCAGTGGTCAAGAAAAAATCAGCCCATTCTTTCAAGAAATCCAAAATCGCCGCATAAAATACAACAAGCAAACGACGTCATGAGGACGCTGAAAAGGCTGGTGAAGCTCCCCGTCCCCCAAAACGCGTCAAGAAATTAGCGAAGAAAGGAGCACGGGAGATTCATGTTATCTCTAGCCACACCACTAGGACAACTGCTCCTAGCGCCCCTCATCCTGCACTTGTTGTTCAGGCCTCAGCGGAGAATCGGCCATCTTCAACCAGCCGGCAACCCAAGCTTAACCAGCACCTGAAGTCTTCGAGGTCGTGGTTGAGCCAGTTGTCGTACTGCTGGTCGACACGCCTGCAGCTCCAAGGTCGACCGTAGAACCTGTACTGGGGAAGACAACCCCTTTGATAGAGAAAAGTCTCCCCAAGAATCTAAAATAATCGACGATCATTTTAGAAGAGGTATGACTATGTTGGCCACTCCATTTACTCATTAAATTCACAAGTATAACAACTCTTTTGTTTCAGGATGACGAGAGTAACGAGACTCTACTGGTGATTCGCTCTTGGTCGACCGAAACTCCTGTTGATCATTCTCCTATGGTTGAGACGGCCGACCCGGTTGATCCTCCTGCAGCCAATCGTGGGAAAATGCCCATTATTGAACTGAAGTGATGTCGGAAACTCTGATTCACCCGCAGGACCAGGACCTCGGCATCCCCTTTCAATAAGTGACCTCGACTTTTTTAAGGC
Protein-coding sequences here:
- the LOC103405122 gene encoding UDP-glycosyltransferase 71A16-like; its protein translation is MKKPAELVFIPAPGIGHIISTVEIAKQLVARDDQLFITILIMKLPFDKLFTNTDSSISHRINFINLPETVVDIPLVFLSFVNPFVESHKIHVKEAVTKLLTDQSAQSESKNPRVLAGFVIDMFCTSMIDVANEFGVPSFLFYTSSAAMLGLWLHLASLRNEHDKDIYELINSSTEFVIPSFVNPVPTKVFPSELSDKEGVAIFLDFGTRFRETKGILVNTFSELEAPAIHSLSDGKTPPVYPVGPLLNLKSDDTRVAPDKAREKSDILDWLDDQPPLSVLFLCFGSMGSFCEAQVKEIACALEHSGLRFLWSLRQPPPKGTLTLPSDYADPKAVLPEGFLDRTATTGKVLGWAPQVAILSHPAVGGFVSHCGWNSALESIWHGVPIATWPMYAEQQSNAFELLELGLAVEIKMDFKTESEVVVSAEEIERGIKEVMELDSDTRKRVKVTSEKGKKALEFGGSSYTSLGCFIDQI